In Nicotiana tabacum cultivar K326 chromosome 10, ASM71507v2, whole genome shotgun sequence, the DNA window cCTTCAAGTGCCAAGTAATATCTGTATATAACTATCATTTGTTATACagcataaagataaaataaatacagGAATCATATAAATAATTTAGCCATCTTTTATCAACAAGGTTTatcaaaaaaattcaatttatctaCATTTAAACTACGTCAAACTACATTTTAACTACAACTCCTCTACATATGAATAACAGGACTACAGTTCTAACACAGTTAAACTACATATTCACTACAATCTGGATACAATTTACGTTGAATGCATTCTTTATTAATATCAATTTTTTTGTATACAGTAAATATTAAAGTTTAACTATtctataaaaaaagaaagaaaactttaGATGCTTGACAGAATACATAAAAACATAAATAGTGCAGATACACAAATTGATGTTTATACTTCTTATTCATCTTCAAAAACTTAAACAATTACACAAGAAAATCCGATAATTTGAGCTCACTAACATTTATTTTGAATAACTATTCTAACTACATGATATTCATTTCTTTTTCGGCGCATTCTTGCAAGttcttttgttatgcccttcacCTCCACAATTGCCACATGACACCTTGTATTTCTTTGACTTTATTTCATCAAATGTTTTATATCTTTCCTTGTGAGGTCTCCCTGGCTGCCTTTTATCTCCCGCCGGTGGCTTTACTACCTCATCCAAAATATGTTGTGGCACATCCCATTTGTCTTCATCAGGAAGAGGATTTACTGGCATTTCATAGGTAAGCAGAAGGCTCTTCCTTGTGTAATACGGAGAGCAATAGTTTTCGTATGTTTCATTCCTATGCCTTAATGCTGCCAAAGCATGCGCACATGGAAGTTCATCAAGTTGGAATTGTCCACAGCTACATTTCTTGTTTTCTAGACACACAATGTACCGCTTCACACCATCTAACACAGTATGTATATGATCtgttgaagccctcacctacaattgaagaccaaacagaaataataatacatcaATCATTAAAATGGATTATCAACAATTTACCTACAAATCAGCAACAAATATATTACAGCTCATCTACAAACTATTATTACCGACAATTTGACTACAGTTTAACTATAATCTGGAAACACTGCAGCTAGTACTTTTTGATTCTACTGcatcaaaaaaaaatatcttacCCTTAGTTTCTGAGATAATGTACTGTTGTCTTCCAATTCTTTGTTGTATTTGTGACCAAGGTATGTGAAAGTACCATTTGCCTTCGATAACTTTTCTTTTGTCCAACGTTCAAGAAGAGTCCTCATATACTCAAATAGATCAAATATTGGAAGCTCTCTTGCATCTTTTGTTACAGCATTCAACGACTCGGCAATGTTTGACGTCATAGTAAAAGTTCTATTCACTGTTGCATGTACTCTTGACCATTTATGATACCCAATATCATATAGGTAAGACTTTACACGCAGATCTACCTCTTCAATCTTCAAcatcctttcattaaattcatccagAGTGTATGACCGTGCTGTAGCAAAGTACAATTCATGTAATTGTAGATGTCCCTTCTTGAATTTTGACCTTATATTTGTCCATATATGCCACATGCAAGAGTAGTGTGCCAATCCTGGATAGACAACTGATGTTGCCTTCAGTATACTCTCATGCCTATCTGAAACAACACACATTGAAGGTCTTTCACCATATGCCtccttgaattgctcaaagaaccacTTCCAAGACGCGTCGTTTTCAGAATCAACCACAGCATATGCCAAGGGAAAAATAGTACCTACATTTTTAAGACATAAAATATGATTAAATAACAACTACAATATATATTGAGAAATATAGACATGTTAACTACATTCTTTTATAtaactacaaaataactacaacatAACTACAATTTAACTGCATTTTAAAGACTGTCTACAAAATAAGTACAAAATTATTCCATTATTTACCTGCTGCATCCATGGTGCTTGCTGTCAGCATAATCCCCATGTAGGCTGACTTTAAGAATGTCCCATCAACCACTACTACCGGCCTACAATGTTGCCAACCATTTATTGATGTACAAAGAGCAACAAATGCGTATAAGAAGCAATCATCTGCTGCCTTCTTCAATTTAACAACAGAacaaggataattcttctcaagaatataaaaatatttgggtaatttGTTGTAGGAGTCACACGGATTCCCTCTCAAAAACTGTAAAGCTTTATCCTTTGCTCTCCATGCTTGCATGTAGCTTAGGTTCAGTCCATGTTCGGATAACATGTCAGTTTGTATGTCTTTTGGTGTGTAAACAGTCTTAGGATCACAATATTTTGGAACGACCATGCTACCAAGTACTGCTGCAGTACGTTTGCGCTGTATGAATGTTTCGTCCATTAGGCATCATGTGTGTTGACGGCTGAAACTTCTTATCTTGAACATTGCCGAATCATTAATTGACGTTGCCTTGAAATGCCATTTACAGCTTTCAGCAACACATATAAGCCAGTAGCTACAAAAGAAATACAATATTTACACAAATTTATGAaaaaactacaattaactacaaactaactacaatttaactacaatttataAAACCCACCTATCTTCAATCATATACTGATTTTGCTGATATATTATCCACAAATAACTACATACCTTCTATGACTAGATCTTTTTACTCTGAACTGGAACTTGTGCATCACTGAATAATTCTTCATTGCAGCAGCTACTGTTTGCTTGTCCTGATAAACTTGTCCTTTTTCAATATATGTTTGCGTAGAttcagttattatttcactttgataTTCCTCTATAGCTGGTGAGGATGGAAATTCAAGTAAGTTTAGGGATCCAGACGAACCTGCAAACAATAAATTCATAAATGTAGTTTCTATGTAGATAATTTTGAAAGCAACATTGCTTTATCCTTTTCAGTACTATGTGAGctttgtagtttaattgtaggtAATTGTAGTAATATTGTAGATAACATAGTAACACCATAACTCTCTGCAATGTCGAATCAAACATACCTGCACTGGTGCTTTCATTGTTGATTGccaattccatattgaaatctcTTACGCTTATACATAAAGGATACGAACCTAAGTTTTTATTCTCCTTTTTGGTTTCCATGTACACACGAACCCCCATATCATTCCTAATCTCCATTGGAGGACAATTCTCGTtcacaatgtatttgatttctataattttatcCGATGTATCAATCGATAATTGTTCTGCAATTGTAGAACTGAGAATTCCGTAGCTTGCATTATCATCTACCACAATGGCATCAACTTCAAAATCTCTAAATCTGCCATAGTTATCCCAATTACCATTCGATTTTAGCATTATTGGGATTTTTGACATGATTTCGTGTAGTTGATAGGAAAAAAGACGAAGAACAGATATAGTTTCTACAATTTGAGTACTGATATCGACGAAGAGCAATTTTGTACAATTTGAGACGAAGAACAGATATAGTCTCTCATCAGTAATTGTACAATTTGATTGCGTTTTTTGTTGTAGCTGATATCAACAGAGATCTCTTTCTGTTGAGGAAGGAGAGAATTACGCAACTGGCGCCTTCATCAGATCTGGTGCCTTCATCAGGAAGAGAGATCTCCTTCagtttcaaaattcgaataaAATCCTTGATAGAATCACATCAGATCTGGTGCCTTCATTTTAGGGCTTTTTTAATGGCAAAATCAACCTATTTTTGGATTGGTATATAATTTGTAGTAAAAGTGTGGACTACATGGGTAAATAACAAATTATGAACATTTTTGTTAATAAggtttgatatatggtatagataggtaaaaatcccttaaaTAAAAGGTTTCAGGGATCCGGTCAGTTCTTTTCGCGGGTTTTATGGCTTTTGTGGGCTGTTTTTTGGGCTATTAGGCTGCttggttttgaaagaaaaaaaaaggcccTTCAGATGCAAGTGGCATATAGCCTAAgcccagcaacaacaacaacccagtaaaattccactagtgggatcgggggagggtaatgtgtacgcagaccttacccctatcccgaaagagtagaaaggctgtttccggaagaccctcggctcaagaagacaaaaagacaaaaggagacaatattagtatcaccacagatATAGCCTAAGCCCATTAACGTAAATAGCCGGGAGAAATTTGGAAAAAGCTTGATTTGCAATTGCTAACTGAAAGTTAGCTACAGTTTCACAATTAATCAAAATTTAGCTACTTTTTCATGCGAAAATAAAATTTGAACCAATACCCTTCGTTACAAATCCTGGAAAAT includes these proteins:
- the LOC142165259 gene encoding protein FAR1-RELATED SEQUENCE 5-like: MDETFIQRKRTAAVLGSMVVPKYCDPKTVYTPKDIQTDMLSEHGLNLSYMQAWRAKDKALQFLRGNPCDSYNKLPKYFYILEKNYPCSVVKLKKAADDCFLYAFVALCTSINGWQHCRPVVVVDGTFLKSAYMGIMLTASTMDAAGTIFPLAYAVVDSENDASWKWFFEQFKEAYGERPSMCVVSDRHESILKATSVVYPGLAHYSCMWHIWTNIRSKFKKGHLQLHELYFATARSYTLDEFNERMLKIEEVDLRVKSYLYDIGYHKWSRVHATVNRTFTMTSNIAESLNAVTKDARELPIFDLFEYMRTLLERWTKEKLSKANGTFTYLGHKYNKELEDNSTLSQKLRVRASTDHIHTVLDGVKRYIVCLENKKCSCGQFQLDELPCAHALAALRHRNETYENYCSPYYTRKSLLLTYEMPVNPLPDEDKWDVPQHILDEVVKPPAGDKRQPGRPHKERYKTFDEIKSKKYKVSCGNCGGEGHNKRTCKNAPKKK